A genomic region of Streptosporangium lutulentum contains the following coding sequences:
- the treZ gene encoding malto-oligosyltrehalose trehalohydrolase — protein MFEVWAPHATAVDVEIEGVRYSMSAGSAGWWSVEVPGAGHGTDYRFRLDGGEALPDPRTRWQPEGIFGPSRVYEHDRFEWSDDLWRGRGLAGAVIYELHIGTFTPEGTFEAAIGKLEHLAELGVDFVEIMPVPPVPGERNWGYDGVDLWAVTENYGGPDGLKRFVDACHRQGLGVILDVVYNHLGPSGNFLAPFGPYFHSSASSFWGQAVNLDGPGSDEVRGYFIGNALQWLRDYHIDGLRLDAVHALHDKRAVHLLEELAVEVEALSAAVGRPLTLIAESDLNDPRLMAPREAGGYGLAASWNDDVHHALHVAVSGERHGYYADFAGALAKVLTRGYFHDGTYSTFRHRSHGRPASHVPGYRFVCCAQNHDQIGNRAEGDRLAPDALRLAAGLLLTSPFTPMLFMGEEWGARTPFLFFTDHVEPQLREGEADRRRREFVGFGYDDWAEKAPDPGEELTFLRSKLDWSELDHDAHRAHLDWYRALIALRRAHPDLSDPRLDRVQVDHGETWLVVHRGAFRVAANLGPIPITVRLTPGQILLASDPRTTVDEEELSLPARSLAILKAN, from the coding sequence ATGTTCGAGGTCTGGGCTCCGCACGCGACGGCGGTCGATGTGGAGATCGAAGGGGTCCGCTACTCGATGTCGGCGGGATCGGCGGGCTGGTGGTCGGTGGAGGTGCCCGGGGCCGGGCACGGGACCGACTACCGCTTCCGGCTGGACGGCGGTGAGGCACTGCCGGATCCCCGCACCCGATGGCAGCCGGAGGGGATCTTCGGGCCGAGCCGGGTCTACGAGCACGACCGGTTCGAGTGGAGCGACGACCTCTGGCGGGGGCGGGGCCTGGCCGGGGCGGTCATCTACGAGCTGCACATCGGCACCTTCACCCCCGAGGGCACCTTCGAGGCGGCCATCGGCAAGCTTGAGCACCTGGCGGAGCTCGGCGTCGACTTCGTCGAGATCATGCCGGTGCCCCCGGTGCCGGGGGAGCGCAACTGGGGGTACGACGGGGTGGACCTGTGGGCCGTCACCGAGAACTACGGCGGCCCCGACGGGCTCAAACGCTTCGTGGACGCCTGCCACCGGCAGGGGCTCGGCGTGATCCTGGACGTCGTCTACAACCACCTCGGCCCGTCCGGCAACTTCCTGGCGCCCTTCGGCCCGTACTTCCACTCCTCCGCCTCCTCCTTCTGGGGCCAGGCGGTCAACCTGGACGGCCCCGGCTCCGACGAGGTGCGCGGCTACTTCATCGGCAACGCGCTGCAGTGGCTGCGCGACTACCACATCGACGGCCTGCGGCTGGACGCCGTGCACGCGCTGCACGACAAGCGGGCCGTACACCTGCTGGAGGAACTGGCCGTCGAGGTCGAGGCGCTGTCGGCGGCCGTGGGCAGGCCGCTGACGCTCATCGCCGAGTCCGACCTCAACGATCCCCGGCTGATGGCCCCGCGCGAGGCCGGCGGGTACGGCCTGGCCGCCTCCTGGAACGACGACGTCCACCACGCCCTGCACGTGGCGGTGAGCGGTGAGCGGCACGGCTACTACGCCGACTTCGCCGGGGCCCTGGCCAAGGTGCTGACCCGGGGATACTTCCACGACGGGACCTACTCGACCTTCCGCCACCGCTCCCACGGCCGGCCGGCGAGCCACGTGCCCGGCTACCGCTTCGTCTGCTGCGCGCAGAACCACGACCAGATCGGCAACCGGGCCGAGGGCGACCGGCTCGCGCCCGACGCGCTGAGGCTGGCCGCGGGGCTCCTGCTGACCTCGCCGTTCACCCCCATGCTGTTCATGGGGGAGGAATGGGGGGCGCGCACGCCGTTCCTGTTCTTCACCGACCACGTCGAGCCGCAGCTCCGCGAGGGGGAGGCCGACCGGCGGCGGCGGGAGTTCGTCGGGTTCGGTTACGACGACTGGGCGGAAAAGGCCCCCGACCCCGGTGAGGAGCTGACCTTCCTGCGGTCCAAGCTCGACTGGAGCGAGCTCGACCATGACGCCCACCGGGCCCATCTCGACTGGTACCGGGCCTTGATCGCGCTGCGTCGCGCCCACCCCGACCTGTCGGACCCGAGGCTCGACCGGGTCCAGGTCGATCACGGTGAGACCTGGCTGGTCGTCCACCGGGGGGCGTTCCGCGTCGCCGCCAACCTCGGTCCGATCCCGATCACGGTACGGCTCACGCCCGGCCAGATCCTGCTCGCCTCCGACCCGAGGACGACGGTGGACGAGGAGGAGCTGTCCCTGCCCGCCCGCTCCCTCGCGATCCTGAAGGCGAACTGA
- the treY gene encoding malto-oligosyltrehalose synthase yields the protein MSELFSEPFEERAPARPAPISTYRIQLTPDFGFAQVSELAPYLRDLGVSHVYLSPLLQADSESRHGYDVTDHSRVRAEFGGIKGLRELSATLAEHGIGIVADIVPNHMTVPVPESGNAQLWSVLKDGPASPYASWFDIDWADGRLNMPVLGDVGEPVADGDVLRYHDHEFPLPDTHYRLVDWREGPGYRRFFDVSSLIGLRVEDPEVFDATHAVVLSLVREGIVQGLRVDHPDGLAEPRGYLSRLRAASGVWTVVEKILIGSEQLPEDWDCDGTTGYEVLNRITGLFVDPASKERLVELFVAHTGVSSDYAAVVQESKAEVLDLFFTSEIDRLHAVVGSDRRALVELIAAMPVYRAYAVPGEPVPEVSARIVETAGRLAADRLPEGAPVAEVVDRVLYGPAEAVTRFQQTCGPVMAKGVEDTALYRWYPLACLNEVGGEPDRFGEPVGDFHTFCMEMSPGTMTTLSTHDTKRSEDVRARLAVLSELPEEWAAAVGEWSSKVSFDPALDYLAWQNLMAAWPISQDRFFDYLFKAAREAKTSISWAAPDPAYEAGVRDFVTRAVGECGASIAEFADRISPYARANSLGQKLVQLMLPGVPDLYWGNEITDFSLVDPDNRRPVDFDLRRRMLAGAGGGVATGGIAPGPSWDGAKAAGLPRDAGKTGDLSWDEAKLMVTTRALNLRRRLDPAAPYLPLEADEHAVAFARGDRAVTVATRLPVGLERRGGWGNHTLTLPHGRWRDLLSGAEHTGRIPLAHLLSVHPVALLERH from the coding sequence GTGTCTGAGCTCTTCTCCGAGCCCTTCGAGGAGCGGGCGCCTGCCCGCCCGGCGCCGATCTCGACCTACCGGATCCAGCTGACCCCCGACTTCGGGTTCGCGCAGGTGTCCGAGCTCGCCCCCTACCTGCGGGACCTGGGGGTCAGCCACGTCTACCTGTCGCCGCTCCTGCAGGCCGATTCCGAGTCCAGGCACGGCTACGACGTGACCGACCACTCCAGGGTCAGGGCGGAGTTCGGCGGGATCAAGGGGCTGCGGGAGCTGTCGGCGACGCTGGCCGAGCACGGGATCGGGATCGTCGCGGACATCGTGCCCAACCACATGACGGTCCCGGTGCCGGAGTCGGGCAACGCGCAGCTCTGGTCGGTCCTCAAGGACGGTCCGGCCTCGCCGTACGCCTCCTGGTTCGACATCGACTGGGCGGACGGCAGGCTGAACATGCCGGTCCTCGGGGACGTCGGCGAGCCGGTGGCGGACGGCGACGTGCTGCGCTACCACGATCACGAGTTCCCCCTGCCCGACACGCACTACCGGCTGGTCGACTGGCGTGAGGGGCCCGGCTACCGGCGGTTCTTCGACGTGTCCTCGCTGATCGGGCTGCGGGTGGAGGACCCGGAGGTCTTCGACGCCACGCACGCCGTCGTGCTCTCCCTGGTCAGGGAGGGGATCGTTCAGGGGCTCCGGGTGGACCACCCCGACGGGCTGGCGGAGCCGCGCGGCTACCTGTCCCGGCTCCGCGCAGCCTCGGGCGTGTGGACCGTGGTGGAGAAGATCCTGATCGGGTCGGAGCAGCTGCCGGAAGACTGGGACTGCGACGGCACGACCGGCTACGAGGTGCTCAACCGGATAACCGGGCTGTTCGTGGACCCGGCGAGCAAGGAACGGCTGGTGGAGCTGTTCGTGGCGCACACCGGCGTGTCCTCCGACTACGCCGCGGTGGTCCAGGAGTCCAAGGCCGAGGTCCTCGACCTGTTCTTCACCTCGGAGATCGACCGGCTGCACGCCGTCGTCGGCTCCGACCGCCGGGCGCTGGTGGAGCTGATCGCCGCGATGCCCGTCTACCGGGCCTACGCGGTGCCGGGAGAGCCGGTGCCCGAGGTCTCGGCCAGGATCGTCGAGACGGCCGGGCGGCTCGCCGCCGACCGGCTGCCCGAGGGCGCTCCGGTCGCGGAGGTCGTGGACAGGGTGCTGTACGGCCCGGCGGAGGCGGTCACCCGCTTCCAGCAGACCTGCGGGCCGGTGATGGCCAAGGGGGTGGAGGACACCGCGCTCTACCGGTGGTACCCGCTGGCCTGCCTGAACGAGGTGGGCGGGGAGCCGGACCGGTTCGGGGAGCCCGTGGGCGACTTCCACACGTTCTGCATGGAGATGTCGCCCGGCACGATGACCACGCTGTCCACGCACGACACCAAGCGTTCCGAGGATGTGCGGGCCAGGCTGGCCGTGCTGTCGGAACTGCCCGAGGAGTGGGCGGCGGCGGTGGGGGAGTGGTCCTCGAAGGTCTCCTTCGACCCGGCGCTCGACTATCTGGCCTGGCAGAACCTGATGGCGGCCTGGCCGATCAGCCAGGACAGGTTCTTCGACTACCTGTTCAAGGCGGCTCGCGAGGCGAAGACCTCGATCTCCTGGGCGGCCCCCGACCCCGCCTACGAGGCGGGTGTCCGCGACTTCGTCACCCGGGCCGTCGGCGAGTGCGGCGCGTCGATCGCGGAGTTCGCCGACAGGATCAGTCCGTACGCCCGGGCCAACTCCCTGGGGCAGAAGCTCGTCCAGCTCATGCTGCCGGGCGTGCCCGACCTGTACTGGGGCAACGAGATCACCGACTTCTCCCTGGTGGATCCGGACAACCGCCGCCCGGTCGACTTCGACCTGCGCCGCCGGATGCTCGCCGGTGCCGGCGGCGGTGTCGCCACCGGTGGAATCGCCCCCGGACCGTCGTGGGACGGGGCCAAGGCCGCCGGCCTGCCGCGGGACGCGGGCAAGACCGGCGATCTGTCGTGGGACGAGGCCAAACTGATGGTCACCACCCGGGCGCTGAACCTGCGCCGGCGGCTGGATCCGGCCGCGCCGTACCTCCCGCTGGAGGCCGACGAGCACGCCGTCGCCTTCGCGCGCGGGGACCGGGCCGTGACGGTGGCCACCCGGCTGCCGGTCGGGCTGGAGCGGCGCGGAGGCTGGGGAAACCACACGCTCACGCTGCCGCACGGAAGGTGGCGGGACCTGCTGTCCGGGGCCGAGCATACCGGCAGGATCCCCCTGGCGCATCTGCTGTCCGTTCATCCCGTGGCACTCCTGGAAAGGCACTAG
- the glgX gene encoding glycogen debranching protein GlgX, producing MIEIWPGDPYPLGATYDGAGTNFALFTEAAERVELCLFDDDNQETRVTFTECEGYVWHGYLPGIGPGQRYGYRVHGPYDPSRGQRCNPSKLLLDPYAKAVEGDVKWDEAVYGYRFGQPDSRNDADSAPFVPRSIVINPFFGWGHDRPPSTPYHNTVIYEAHVKGLTINHPKIPERIRGTYAAIGHPEIIDHLTSLGVTAIELMPVHQFVTDHVLAERELTNYWGYNSIGFFAPHNAYSSTGQRGGQVLEFKAMVKALHEANIEVILDVVYNHTAEGNHLGPTLSMRGIDNADYYRLVENDKRYYMDTTGTGNSLFMRSPHVLQMIMDSLRYWVIEMHVDGFRFDLAATLARELHEVDRLSAFFDLVQQDPVLSQVKLIAEPWDVGPGGYQVGNFPARWTEWNGMYRDTIRDLWRGEPASLPEFASRLTGSSDLYQDDSRRPAASINFVTCHDGFTLQDLVSYNGKHNEANGENNRDGTDDNRSWNCGAEGPASLAVESLREQQKRNFLTTLFLSQGVPMISHGDELGRTQQGNNNVYCQDNELSWVDWSDVRENWLLLEFTRRLAKLRADHPVFRRRRFFYGRPVRGSEDNLSDIAWFTPRGEKMTDADWNVGYAKSLAVFLNGEAITEPDRRGRQITDDSFLLLFNAHHDVITFTIPKDYGEMWLMEIDTAMPITVDTRICRAGESVPVVGRSVRVLRRV from the coding sequence ATGATCGAGATCTGGCCGGGTGACCCCTACCCTCTGGGGGCGACCTACGACGGCGCGGGAACCAACTTCGCGCTCTTTACCGAGGCCGCGGAACGCGTCGAGCTGTGTCTGTTCGACGACGACAACCAGGAGACCAGGGTCACCTTCACCGAGTGTGAGGGTTACGTCTGGCATGGGTATCTGCCGGGCATCGGCCCCGGGCAGCGGTACGGCTACCGCGTGCACGGCCCGTACGACCCGTCGCGCGGGCAGCGGTGCAATCCCAGCAAGCTCCTGCTCGACCCCTACGCCAAGGCGGTGGAGGGGGATGTGAAGTGGGACGAGGCGGTGTACGGCTACCGCTTCGGCCAGCCGGACAGTCGTAACGACGCCGACTCGGCCCCGTTCGTGCCCCGCTCCATCGTGATCAACCCGTTCTTCGGGTGGGGGCACGACCGCCCGCCCAGCACGCCGTACCACAACACGGTGATCTACGAAGCGCACGTCAAGGGCCTGACGATCAACCATCCGAAGATTCCCGAACGGATCCGAGGCACCTACGCGGCGATCGGCCATCCGGAGATCATCGATCACCTCACCTCGCTCGGGGTGACGGCGATCGAGCTCATGCCGGTGCACCAGTTCGTCACCGACCACGTCCTCGCCGAACGGGAGCTGACGAACTACTGGGGCTACAACAGCATCGGGTTCTTCGCCCCGCACAACGCCTATTCGAGCACCGGCCAGCGCGGCGGGCAGGTGCTGGAGTTCAAGGCCATGGTGAAGGCGCTGCACGAGGCGAACATCGAGGTCATCCTCGACGTGGTCTACAACCACACCGCCGAGGGCAACCACCTCGGTCCGACGCTGAGCATGCGGGGGATCGACAACGCCGACTACTACCGCCTGGTCGAGAACGACAAGCGCTACTACATGGACACCACGGGGACCGGCAACAGCCTGTTCATGCGCTCCCCGCACGTGCTTCAGATGATCATGGATTCGCTCCGCTACTGGGTCATCGAGATGCACGTGGACGGGTTCAGGTTCGACCTGGCCGCGACACTGGCGCGGGAGCTGCACGAGGTGGACCGGTTGAGCGCCTTCTTCGACCTGGTCCAGCAGGATCCGGTGCTGTCGCAGGTCAAGCTGATCGCCGAGCCGTGGGACGTGGGTCCCGGCGGCTACCAGGTGGGCAACTTCCCCGCCCGGTGGACCGAGTGGAACGGCATGTACCGCGACACGATCCGCGACCTGTGGCGGGGTGAGCCCGCCTCCCTGCCGGAGTTCGCCTCCCGGCTGACCGGCTCCAGCGACCTCTACCAGGACGACAGCCGCCGCCCGGCCGCCTCGATCAACTTCGTGACCTGTCACGACGGGTTCACCCTCCAGGACCTCGTCTCCTACAACGGCAAGCACAACGAGGCCAACGGGGAGAACAACCGCGACGGCACCGACGACAACCGGTCATGGAACTGCGGGGCCGAGGGACCCGCCTCGCTGGCGGTCGAGTCACTGCGCGAGCAGCAGAAGCGCAACTTCCTGACCACGCTGTTCCTGTCCCAGGGCGTGCCGATGATCTCCCACGGCGACGAGCTGGGCCGCACGCAGCAGGGCAACAACAACGTCTACTGCCAGGACAACGAGCTGAGCTGGGTGGACTGGTCGGACGTCCGGGAGAACTGGCTGCTGCTGGAGTTCACCCGGCGGCTGGCCAAGCTCCGCGCCGACCACCCCGTCTTCCGGCGGCGCAGGTTCTTCTACGGCCGTCCGGTGCGCGGTTCGGAGGACAACCTCAGCGACATCGCATGGTTCACCCCGAGAGGGGAGAAGATGACCGACGCGGACTGGAACGTGGGTTACGCCAAGTCGCTGGCGGTCTTCCTGAACGGTGAGGCGATCACCGAGCCGGACCGCCGGGGACGGCAGATCACCGACGACTCGTTCCTGCTGCTGTTCAACGCGCACCACGATGTCATCACGTTCACGATTCCCAAGGACTACGGCGAGATGTGGCTAATGGAGATCGACACGGCGATGCCGATCACGGTCGACACCCGGATCTGCAGGGCGGGAGAGAGCGTGCCGGTGGTCGGCCGTTCGGTAAGGGTGTTGCGTCGTGTCTGA
- a CDS encoding BTAD domain-containing putative transcriptional regulator, which translates to MDFRVLGPVEVIADDGTPLDIGPYQQRAVLAMCMLIAPRPAGPSQMIDALWEGEPPPGAVNTVQAYVSKLRRAFEPGRRRHVPPAILVTRPGGYALDIPETALDLGRVRRHADEGGRMIVAGDHEGAGRRLRLALGEWRGEPLADFADAPWAAEEVVRLAELRLTLEEDLAQADLALGGGAAQAAGLVRLIAAHPFRERLRVLGAHALYQAGRQADALAVLAEGRRLLVEDLGLDPDPRSREMERRILAQDPELTPRVRVTTGESARLVGRKAETEALDLAVTGDGHRTVLLAGEPGIGKTSLAEHAAEAARSRGHRVVWGRCWDGTGAPPFWPWTQAVQELVGRDGELAQLAGAGQFELYEAFARLLNEHGRVLVVLDDLQWADASSLRLLEFLAATRLCPRLTVVATYRDTDVRQGGALEQALGVLLRLPNVRRLLLRGLAEGEVREYLGRAGADPGRAAEMGRLTAGNPFFLGEVLQLGETPAALSDVVRGRMAGLPPETGEVLTAAALLGRNAAIDVLFRVLELPEERVLDLVDAAVGARLLVEEEGPSYRFVHDIVRDVLREALPPLRRRRLHARVAEVLEERSGTRLEEIAHHYREGLLTARTTGKAIGYTRRAAAQATAQFAHEDAVENLGQAIGLIDRLPRSDDALRCDLLLDLAEAQAAAGMSLAAHVSLEAAAEIAEGLGDDNRLARAALGFTDPIYLAMYEEMTGIDRLSERIERVLASGLAGDSPWRAQLLAAAALTGSTARPVESSTAIAREAVRLARGAGDDRTLSRALIAWEILLRPDHDHDLRRSVIDEIVEIGRRTGDLATEWVGREAEYVELNAQGRTERAAGVLTWLGETAGRLRLPSMVSLAAWQTAVHAYLGGRFADALAAADASGAAYPEGALGRDDARLRRELFRFLALRAENAPGEALALADEMLTRRPGQRPWQILRCLALIDLARPDEARAVFARLSRDDFAEIGPDLAYRFVPDAVSEICAALGDVAAGRVLYGRLAPNAGRLLGWSVTDLCLARLALLDGDERAPAHLRAAEAFVGEAGLRVYEPALRALADFHVSRVSCEPCRLGVSPPPLRARRE; encoded by the coding sequence ATGGACTTCCGTGTGCTGGGGCCGGTCGAGGTGATCGCCGACGACGGGACACCGCTGGACATCGGGCCCTACCAGCAGCGGGCGGTGCTGGCCATGTGCATGCTCATCGCACCCCGTCCGGCCGGGCCGAGCCAGATGATCGACGCGCTCTGGGAGGGGGAGCCGCCTCCGGGAGCGGTCAACACCGTCCAGGCCTACGTCTCCAAGCTCCGCCGCGCCTTCGAGCCCGGCAGGCGGCGGCACGTGCCCCCGGCGATCCTGGTCACCCGGCCCGGCGGCTACGCCCTCGACATCCCCGAGACCGCACTGGACCTGGGCAGGGTGAGGCGGCACGCGGACGAGGGCGGGCGCATGATCGTCGCGGGAGACCACGAGGGCGCGGGCCGGCGGTTGCGGCTGGCGCTGGGGGAGTGGCGCGGCGAGCCGCTCGCCGACTTCGCGGACGCTCCCTGGGCCGCGGAGGAGGTCGTCCGGCTGGCCGAGCTCCGGCTGACGCTGGAGGAGGACCTGGCCCAGGCCGACCTCGCACTCGGCGGGGGAGCCGCACAGGCCGCGGGACTGGTCCGGCTGATCGCCGCCCATCCGTTCAGGGAGAGGCTCCGCGTGCTCGGCGCCCACGCGCTCTACCAGGCCGGACGGCAGGCCGACGCGCTGGCCGTGCTCGCCGAGGGGCGCAGGCTGCTGGTGGAGGACCTGGGACTGGACCCCGATCCCCGCTCCAGGGAGATGGAGCGGCGCATCCTCGCGCAGGATCCGGAACTCACCCCCAGAGTCCGGGTGACGACGGGAGAGAGCGCCCGGCTGGTGGGCCGCAAGGCCGAGACCGAGGCACTGGATCTCGCGGTCACGGGCGACGGGCACCGGACGGTGCTGCTGGCCGGAGAGCCGGGCATCGGCAAGACCAGCCTGGCCGAGCACGCGGCCGAGGCCGCGCGGTCACGGGGGCACCGCGTGGTCTGGGGCCGCTGCTGGGACGGTACGGGCGCACCGCCCTTCTGGCCGTGGACGCAGGCCGTACAGGAGCTGGTCGGCAGGGACGGCGAGCTGGCCCAGCTCGCGGGGGCCGGGCAGTTCGAGCTCTACGAGGCGTTCGCCCGGCTGCTGAACGAGCACGGCCGGGTCCTGGTCGTCCTCGACGACCTCCAGTGGGCGGACGCGTCGTCGCTCCGGCTGCTGGAGTTCCTCGCCGCGACCCGGCTCTGCCCGAGGCTGACCGTGGTGGCGACCTACCGCGACACGGACGTCCGGCAGGGCGGGGCGCTGGAGCAGGCTCTCGGGGTGCTGCTCCGGCTGCCGAACGTGCGGCGGCTTCTCCTGCGAGGTCTGGCCGAGGGGGAGGTCCGCGAATACCTCGGCAGGGCCGGCGCCGATCCCGGCCGGGCCGCCGAGATGGGCAGGCTGACCGCCGGCAACCCGTTCTTCCTGGGGGAGGTCCTGCAACTGGGCGAGACCCCCGCGGCGCTGTCCGACGTCGTGAGGGGCCGGATGGCCGGCCTTCCGCCGGAGACCGGGGAGGTGCTGACCGCCGCGGCCCTGCTCGGCAGGAACGCGGCGATCGACGTCCTGTTCCGGGTGTTGGAGCTGCCCGAGGAGCGGGTGCTCGACCTCGTCGACGCCGCGGTCGGGGCCCGGCTGCTGGTCGAGGAGGAGGGCCCCTCCTATCGCTTCGTCCACGACATCGTCAGGGACGTGCTGCGTGAGGCACTGCCGCCGCTGCGCCGCCGGCGACTGCACGCGCGGGTCGCCGAGGTGCTGGAGGAGCGGAGCGGGACGCGCCTTGAGGAGATCGCCCACCACTACCGCGAAGGTCTGCTCACCGCCCGGACGACGGGCAAGGCCATCGGCTACACCCGGCGCGCGGCGGCCCAGGCCACGGCTCAGTTCGCCCACGAGGACGCGGTGGAGAACCTGGGGCAGGCGATCGGGCTGATCGACCGGCTGCCCAGGTCGGACGACGCTCTCCGCTGCGACCTCCTCCTCGACCTGGCCGAGGCGCAGGCGGCGGCGGGGATGAGCCTCGCGGCCCACGTCTCCCTGGAGGCGGCCGCGGAGATCGCGGAGGGGCTCGGCGACGACAACCGGCTGGCCCGGGCGGCGCTGGGCTTCACCGACCCGATCTATCTGGCCATGTACGAGGAGATGACCGGGATCGACCGGCTCTCCGAGCGCATCGAGCGGGTCCTCGCCTCCGGCCTGGCAGGCGACTCGCCGTGGCGGGCACAGCTGCTCGCCGCCGCCGCGCTGACCGGTTCGACCGCCCGGCCCGTCGAGAGCAGCACGGCGATCGCGCGGGAGGCGGTACGGCTGGCCCGCGGCGCCGGCGACGACCGGACCCTGTCCAGGGCGCTGATCGCCTGGGAGATCCTGCTGCGGCCCGATCATGATCACGACCTCAGGCGGTCGGTCATCGACGAGATCGTGGAGATCGGCCGCCGCACCGGCGACCTGGCCACCGAGTGGGTCGGCAGGGAGGCCGAATACGTCGAGCTGAACGCCCAGGGCAGGACGGAGCGGGCCGCCGGGGTGCTGACCTGGCTCGGGGAGACCGCGGGCAGGCTCCGGCTCCCCTCGATGGTCAGCCTGGCCGCCTGGCAGACGGCGGTCCACGCCTACCTGGGCGGGCGTTTCGCCGACGCCCTCGCCGCGGCCGACGCCTCGGGCGCGGCCTACCCGGAGGGGGCGCTGGGCCGGGACGACGCCCGCCTGCGGCGCGAGCTGTTCCGTTTCCTGGCCCTGCGGGCGGAGAACGCGCCGGGAGAGGCGCTCGCGCTGGCCGACGAGATGCTCACCCGCCGTCCCGGGCAGCGGCCCTGGCAGATCCTGCGCTGCCTGGCCCTGATCGACCTGGCCAGGCCGGACGAGGCGCGCGCGGTCTTCGCCCGGCTCTCCCGCGACGACTTCGCCGAGATCGGCCCGGATCTGGCCTACCGGTTCGTGCCGGACGCCGTCAGCGAGATCTGCGCGGCGCTCGGCGACGTGGCCGCCGGGCGGGTTCTGTACGGCAGGCTCGCCCCGAACGCGGGCCGGTTACTGGGCTGGTCGGTGACCGACCTGTGCCTGGCGCGGCTGGCCCTGCTGGACGGCGACGAGCGGGCCCCGGCCCACCTGCGGGCGGCCGAGGCCTTCGTCGGCGAGGCCGGGCTGCGCGTGTACGAGCCCGCACTCCGTGCTCTGGCTGATTTTCATGTGAGCCGAGTTTCATGTGAGCCGTGCCGGTTAGGGGTATCCCCACCCCCCTTACGAGCACGCCGCGAATAA